The sequence below is a genomic window from Actinomycetota bacterium.
GACCTGGAGGAACAGGTGGCCGCCTATCCTGACGTCTTCGGGGAGGCCAAGGCATGAGGCAGGCATGGTCGTTTCCCGTTCCCCTTGGGCATTGGCCTGGAGCACAAGGAGCAGGGCTGCGGGCACGGCAGAGCGGGAAACGCCAGGCGTGAAGCACAGGGGGTAATGCCCATGCATACGGAGGATGCGTTATGAGCGACGGATTTGCTGGCGTGGGGTCCATCGTGCGCTGCCGGGAACGCGAGTGGGTGGTCCTGCCATCGCAGCGTGAGGACATAATCATGCTCCGCCCCCTGGCAGGGGGAGAGGAAGAGATCTGCGGCGTCTCTACCCAACTGATGAAGTACGGCATCGACACCATCACTTCCGCTGACTTTCCCCTTCCCAGGCCCGAGGAAGCGGGCGACGCCACCTCGGCAGGGCTCCTCTTCGACGCCGCCCGCCTCACATTAAGAGACGGAGCCGGCCCCTTCCGCTCCCTGGGGCGCATCTCGGTGAGGCCCCGCCCCTACCAGTTCGTGCCCATGCTCATGGCCCTGCGCCTCGACCCCATCCGCCTGCTCATCTCAGACGACGTGGGGGTGGGAAAGACCATCGAGGCGGCGCTCATCGCCCGCGAGCTCCTGGACCGGGGTGAGATCAAACGTATCTGCGTGCTCTGCCCGCCCTACCTCTGCGACCAGTGGGCGAACAAGGAACTCAAGGAGAAGTTTCACCTCGATGCGGTGATCATCAACTCGGGCACGGTGAGCTCGCTCGAGCGCCGCCTGCCCCCCGGCGACCACAGCATCTTCAGCTACTTTCCCTATACAGTGGTGAGCATCGACTACGCCAAGAGCGAACGCCACCGCCAGAACTTCCTCGCCAACTGCGCGGAGCTGGTCATCGTGGACGAGGCCCACGGGGCCGCGCGCCCCTCCAGCCGTTCCGCCACCCAGCAGCAGCGCCATGCGCTCCTGCGCGAGCTGGCCAAGGATGAGGACCGCCACCTCATCCTCCTCACCGCTACCCCCCACAGCGGGGTGGAGGAGGGGTTCCTCTCCCTTTTGGGCCTGCTAGAACCAGACTTTGAGCGGCTCAACCTGCAGAACCTTACGGAAAAGGAGCGTGACCGCCTGGCGCGACACTTCGTGCAGCGCCGCCGCGCCGATGTGGTGGACTGGCTGGGGGAGAAGACCCCCTTCCCCGAACGCAATACAAGCGAGGCCAGCTACGACCTCTCGCCCCCCTACCGCAAGCTCTTCGACGGCGTGTACGAGTTCAGCCGCGAGCTGGTAGCCTCGGGGGAGACCTTGAGCGGCTGGAAGAGGCGGGTGCGCTACTGGACCGCCCTGGCGCTTCTGCGTTGCGTCATGTCCAGCCCCGCCGCCGCCTCCACAGCCATCGGCAAGCGCTTAAAGGGTCTGGGCGAGGAGATGGAGGAAGGCGTCCTCGAAGACGATTTCCTCCCCTCCATCTACGAGACGGAGGACCGGGAAGCGACCGACCTCCAGCCCTCCCAGGTCATCGAGGAGGGGGCGGAGGAGCTCACGGATCCCGAGGCAAGGAGGCTTCGCGCCTTCGCCAGGCAGGCCGAGTCCTTGAAGGGCGGCGACGACCGCAAGCTGGAGAAGTGCGCAGAGATCGTGGAAGGCCTCCTCGACCAGGGGTTTTCCCCCATCATCTGGTGCCGCTACATCGCCACCTCCGACTACGTGGCCGCGGAGCTGTCCCGCCGCCTCGCCCGCCGCTATCCCGAGCTGCGCGTGGTCTCGGTCACCGGGGCCCTCTCCGAGGACGAGCGCAAGCTCAAGGTGGAAGAGCTTGCCAGCTTCCCCCGGCGGGTACTGGTGGCTACCGACTGCCTGAGCGAGGGCATCAACCTGCAGGACCACTACAACGCGGTCATCCATTACGACCTCCCCTGGAACCCCAACCGCCTGGAGCAGCGGGAGGGGAGGGTGGACCGCTTCGGCCAGACGGCCTCGGTGGTAAAAGCCGTCCTCCTCTACGGCCGGGACAACCCGGTGGACGGGGCGGTTCTCGAGGTGCTCCTGCGCAAGGCCAGGTATATTCATAGATCTCTTGGGATATCGGTGCCCGTGCCCGTGGACAGCGAGACGGTGATGGAGGCGGTGCTTGAGTCCCTCTTCTTCCGCGGCAGGGACGCCTCGCAGATGCAGCTCTTCGATGCGCCCGAGGCTCGGGAGCTGGAGCGCCTCTGGGACCGCGCGGCGGAGCGCGAGAAGGAGAGCCGCACCCGGTTTGCCCAGCGGGCTTTAAAGCCCGACGAGGTGGAGCGCGAGCTTAAGGAGTGCGACTCCGTGCTGGGTGACCCCGGCGCGGTGCGGGACTTCGTGCTCGAGGCCTGCAACCGCCTGGGGGTGGGATGCCGGCGAAAGGGCGAAGGCACCTACGAGCTCTCCTCCCTCGACCGCCTCCCCGCCCGCGCGCGCGAGGCCCTGCCGCAGGAGGAGAGGCTCCTCCTCGCCTTCGAGGCCCCCGCCCCGGAGGGCGCGCTCTACGTGGGGCGCAACCATCCCTTCGTCACCGCCCTGGCGCGGCACCTCATGGAGGAGGCCCTGGCCGGGAAGCCGGACGCCGTGGCCTCGCGCTGCGGGGTCATGCGCACAAGCCGGGTCGGCAAGCGCACCACCCTCATGCTCGTGCGCTGCCGCTACACCCTGACCACCCCGGACGCAGGAGACCTGCTGGCGGAGGAGGTGCTCCCCCTGGCGTTTGTCGGCACCCCCCAGGACGGGGTCACCTGGCTTCCCCGCGAGGAGGCCGTGGCCCTTCTGCGCGAGGCGGCGCCGGAGGAGAACGTCGCCCCCCAGGCCCGGGCGGAGGCCTTGGAGAGGGCGCTTTCCTGGTACAAGGACCTAAAAGGCGAGATTACGGGGATATTGGAGGAGCGCGCCCGCGCCCTGCAGGCCTCGCACAAGCGGGTGCGCGAGACGGCCAGGGTAGCCCGCCGGGGCGTGGCCGTCACCCGCCACCTCCCGCCCGACCTCTTGGGACTCATGGTGCTCTTGCCCGTCCCCAAGGGGGTGAGGAGGTGAGCCGCTTTCCCAGCCTCAAGGTGGAGGGAGGACTCCTTTCCTTCGACCTCATCGAGGACATCGCGGAAGGCGAAGCCCCGGGGCAGAAGCCGGCGGACTTCGGCCTTCCCGCCAAGGCGCACTTCCTGGACGAGGTGGCCGATGCCTGGGCAGCAGCCCGC
It includes:
- a CDS encoding DEAD/DEAH box helicase, with translation MSDGFAGVGSIVRCREREWVVLPSQREDIIMLRPLAGGEEEICGVSTQLMKYGIDTITSADFPLPRPEEAGDATSAGLLFDAARLTLRDGAGPFRSLGRISVRPRPYQFVPMLMALRLDPIRLLISDDVGVGKTIEAALIARELLDRGEIKRICVLCPPYLCDQWANKELKEKFHLDAVIINSGTVSSLERRLPPGDHSIFSYFPYTVVSIDYAKSERHRQNFLANCAELVIVDEAHGAARPSSRSATQQQRHALLRELAKDEDRHLILLTATPHSGVEEGFLSLLGLLEPDFERLNLQNLTEKERDRLARHFVQRRRADVVDWLGEKTPFPERNTSEASYDLSPPYRKLFDGVYEFSRELVASGETLSGWKRRVRYWTALALLRCVMSSPAAASTAIGKRLKGLGEEMEEGVLEDDFLPSIYETEDREATDLQPSQVIEEGAEELTDPEARRLRAFARQAESLKGGDDRKLEKCAEIVEGLLDQGFSPIIWCRYIATSDYVAAELSRRLARRYPELRVVSVTGALSEDERKLKVEELASFPRRVLVATDCLSEGINLQDHYNAVIHYDLPWNPNRLEQREGRVDRFGQTASVVKAVLLYGRDNPVDGAVLEVLLRKARYIHRSLGISVPVPVDSETVMEAVLESLFFRGRDASQMQLFDAPEARELERLWDRAAEREKESRTRFAQRALKPDEVERELKECDSVLGDPGAVRDFVLEACNRLGVGCRRKGEGTYELSSLDRLPARAREALPQEERLLLAFEAPAPEGALYVGRNHPFVTALARHLMEEALAGKPDAVASRCGVMRTSRVGKRTTLMLVRCRYTLTTPDAGDLLAEEVLPLAFVGTPQDGVTWLPREEAVALLREAAPEENVAPQARAEALERALSWYKDLKGEITGILEERARALQASHKRVRETARVARRGVAVTRHLPPDLLGLMVLLPVPKGVRR